ATAGCGGATGGGATCCCCGGTGATTTCTTGACCCAGCAGGGCGAAAGCGCCGGTATTGGCGGTGGAATAGCCGATGTAATCCATGTTTATGGCGGCCACACTGGGTTCGTTGAGAAAATTGATATACATTTCGGCGGCCAGTTTATTGTTGGCCACCACAGGAATACAAGTGCTGTCAACAAACATGTTGACTCCTTCTTCGGGGAACGAAAAGGCCAGGTCCGGATTTGATTTCTGCATTTGAAAAAAGTCGCCGGCATAATAGGGTGCCATGACCGCCTCACCGGCGATCATTTTGTCGTAAATTTCATCCATGACATAAGCCTGCACCAGCGGTTTCTGAATTTTCAGTTCCCGTACCGCTTCCTGCAGCTCATTGGCATTTTCACTGTTCATCGAATAGCCCAGTTTCTTCAGCGTGAGACCAAAGGCATCTCTGGGGCTGCCGAACATCAGGATTTCCCCCATGTAATTGGCGTCCCAGAGCGCGTTCCAACTGGTGGGGGCATCGGGAATGATGCCGGTATTGTAGATTATCCCGGTCGTGCCGCGACTGTAGGGGACGCTGTAGGTGCCGTTGGGGTCAAAGGCCATATTGCGGAATTCTTCCATGATGTAAGACGCATTGGGAATCTGATTGTAATCCAAGGGCAGCAGCATCTCTTCTTTGATCATGCGGGAAACCATATAATCGGATGGAATGATCACATCGTAACTGACGCTGCCGCTTTTTAATTTGGCATACAGTTCTTCATTGGTGGAAAAATTATCGTAGATGACCCGAATACCGGTCAGTTCGGCAAATTCCTTGTTGATATCCACATAATCCGAATCATTGGTCGCCATGTATTCACCCCAGTTGAAGACATTGACGGTGGTGTTGGTATCCGCCAGTTGACCGTAATAGTCCATATCGAGGGAAGCGTAATCGATGGTAAAATCAAAGGGTTCTGCCGCAGCGGTCTCTGCCGCCGTTTCCGCCGCTGTTTCTGCTGGCTCTTCCGCGCGGACCGGGCCGGTAAACGGAGCAGCCAACAAAGCGCAGCTCAGTAAGAGCGCAAGCAAACGAATATTCTTTTTCATCTGTTACACTTCCTCCTCTTTCCTGATATGGAGGGCTTGACGGGTTTCGCGTTCCTGCCGCAGCAGTTTTCTTTCCTTCTGACCTTCCGAAACATAAGAAATCAGCAGCACTGTCAGCACCACCACAAAAACGATTGTGGAAAGCGCGTTGATTTCCGGGCTGATCCGCCGGCGGGTCATGGCGTAGATGCGGATGGGTAAAGTCTGGGAGGCGGGACCGGTTGTGAAATAGCTGATCACAAAGTCGTCCATGGACATGGTCAGCGCCATCAGGA
The DNA window shown above is from Negativicutes bacterium and carries:
- a CDS encoding spermidine/putrescine ABC transporter substrate-binding protein codes for the protein MKKNIRLLALLLSCALLAAPFTGPVRAEEPAETAAETAAETAAAEPFDFTIDYASLDMDYYGQLADTNTTVNVFNWGEYMATNDSDYVDINKEFAELTGIRVIYDNFSTNEELYAKLKSGSVSYDVIIPSDYMVSRMIKEEMLLPLDYNQIPNASYIMEEFRNMAFDPNGTYSVPYSRGTTGIIYNTGIIPDAPTSWNALWDANYMGEILMFGSPRDAFGLTLKKLGYSMNSENANELQEAVRELKIQKPLVQAYVMDEIYDKMIAGEAVMAPYYAGDFFQMQKSNPDLAFSFPEEGVNMFVDSTCIPVVANNKLAAEMYINFLNEPSVAAINMDYIGYSTANTGAFALLGQEITGDPIRYPSREILAKAESYVNLSDEANSLMDTLWVEVLTSDETYNAWIMPIFLIACLAAALGINLYRHRKQKQSQQPVTVSKISY